The genomic segment CGTTGCTTGACGATGCTTAAATTCGTGTACAGCAGATAAATACAAGCAACATCGAGTTGATTAATCTACATGAAAATCACCATACCTGTATATCGTATCATGTGCGCCATATCAAATCACGCTTCATACCATTAATCATACCCAGATCCATTCAAAATCAGGAACCCAACGCTCATCCTCTACTCGTAATTAACAACGCCCTTTAAAATCCACTACACTTGTCAGCACGAACACAACCTCACAAACTCAAAAAACTTACCACCTCCCCATTAGAAACCCTACTCGCCACcctctccaccaccacctcatccGGCATCACGACCCTCTCGCCATTCCTGCTCTCCCACCAAACCTCCCTGCCCGCCAGGGTAGTCGCCTTCTGCCCCTCCGGCCAGGGACTCACACCCACGAGGTGCGCCTCCACGAACTTGAAGAGGTTTCTGTTGGCGCGGTCGTGCCCGCCCGTCCCGTCGTAGGCTTGGGGTCCGATGTGTGCGTAGTCGGCGGGAGACTCCCACGGTTTCCGGGGGAGTTTGTCGATGGCGGAGTTCAGGGGCGCGAGgacggtggtgttggtggagaGGTcggagaggagggaggaCGTGGATGAGCAGAGGCGCGTGAatgaggagaaggatgatATGGAGCGGAGGGGGCCGATGGTGTCGCTGAGGGAGACTTGGGGCTGGAGTTTGGGGTCGTAGGTTGATGGGGGTGCGTCTTTGGGAGAAGGAggggagttggtggttttgaATTTGATGTGCGGTTGCGGCTGGGAGGGATGGAGAGGCATCATGGGGTGTTGGGCTGGGAAGTTGATTGCGGTGACGGCGATGGCTGAGAGGATGAGGCTGGTGAGTGGTTTCAtgccgttggtgatgggtcAGGCTGGCGATGTCGGTGGTTTGCGAGGATGGTATTTAGGACTGGAGGAAGGATATGGCTAcgatgttgaggttgtgggatgtgagatggtgatggctACGTCACGAgaggtggtggatgatgtgtATCTACGAATTAGGTAATGTTCGCCGGCTGTTACCCCACACGTTCTGACAATGATTTTGACGCATTCTTTGTGGAGAAGCTGAGAGATGGATAATGTGCCTTCTGCTATCGCGGTGTTGACTCCGAAAGAAAAATCCTTGACAGATGCTTTAATATCGATTTGGTCCGTCTACGGCCCATAGCCATTGTTCGCTTTTATTTGAGCGGCTCGCACGTCGTGGCGGCTGGTTGGTGGAAATGCAATCAACCGACGGGTATTGAAACTCGGTAAATGAGACGATTGAGACATTTACTGTAGACATTGAATGCCGCAATCGGATCTCGTTGGGTGTTTTCTCGTTTCGATTCGTTTGGCCGCATGTTCGTAGGGAATTTGAACTTGGATACAATATTGAAAAACGAGCTTCTGAAATTAAATTTGAGGTGTGCGGTGAGCGTGGTGTGGGCGGACACATGTCAGACGTCGAAAGCGAAACACTCGGCATCAAATGCGATCCTGCTACCCCAATGCATATTGTTCTCCCCCAGACTGCTCCAGACTATGCTGTATTGAACTAAATCTCCGGCTTCTAGTCTCCGTGGGGAAGGGGATTCCTTTGAATAATGCACAGTAGCGCAGCGGCTTGTGAATCACGAGAGCCGTCTGGGGTCGTTATAAAATGAGTGCAAGGGGCAGTCACATGTGAAAGTGGTGCTCGGTGTGTCCAGTCTCGCTGTGGACTGTCGCAGCTCACGAGGTGCTTCAGCGCAGGTTGTGACGGCCAATGGGCAATCTGTCATTCTGGTCACTCGCTGACTTGATCGAGGGTTCCATTGGCTGCTTGTGTGGAGATACCTGGCCGGCGTATGGCCAAGGCGTGGAGGTTCCAGGTACCTGGAGTTTGTGAGCGACATTGCCCCAGAATTCACATGTCAGCCCAACTTTCAGAGACttgtccagcccagccagcattTGGTCAAGCATGTGCGCATTTGGATGTTGTAATGAATACTGCGCAATATCCGCGATAATCGAAGCTAATACTGCTCGTGACAGCGACAACATGAAGCCATAAATCTCTAATGGCGGTGTCGAGGCCACGACACCAGATTGTCTGTCTGTTTGATGTCGGTTTGCGCTGGCCATTCCCAGGCATGGCCGTCGCTGTGGCTTCAGGCGAGTGGTGTTCTCGGCACCAGATGGTGCGAGACTAGGCTCAGTGCGCGTGGACAATGTGCCTGGCGTGCAAGCATCACGAATTGAAGACGGCACTTGATTGAACGGTACAGGCCACGACGAAAATCTTCTAAGGAGATCGACTTGCTGAAAGTTCTATAAATTGACCGCGGGCCGCTGGGTTTGTCAAATGTTCAAATACCCTGGATGAGCCCTATCGGGTCCTTGTGATTGTCTGGTTTTCAGCATCGTTGATCGGATGAGTGGTCGAACTGGGGTGTCCGTTCCCGTCGGCTGCTGAGACGCAGCAGTGGCCAGGCCTGGGATGCATTCGCATTGGTATTGGCATTGGCGTCGACCCCACAAGGTGAGCGAGTCGGCACTGCCGGGTGTGAAGCTTTCGGGTGCGAAGAGAATTGGAGAAGCTCAGGGACAGCAGCCGATTATTGTCGATGAAAGGCAGAACTTCACACCTTTGTCGACTTTGGCAGACTGTTTTTGGTCAAAGCATGAGCAGTTCCTTTTTGCGTAGAAGCCGTCTTTGTGAATAAAGTTGCCAGCTGTTTCCGCCAGTGCTCCCCGCTGACATCACCATTGGAAAACATTGACCAGCTGACAATTTGACGGACTGTGAGGGAAGGAGCACCACAGAAAACACCCACAGTGGGGCGTTGGAGGCAGGTAGACCACTCAGAATGCCGCTAgatgggtcaactggtgcttCTTGCCAAGTGCTGTGGCCCACGGCAACTGTCGCCGCAGCACCCCAAGCACCCAAGGTCCCTTTGAAGGCAAGAACGTCCGGGCCACACCCCCGTTCCCAGCCAGTGGCAGTAGCCGTCACTCTCATCAGACAAGACAGCCATCTTCGACCTCGGCTGTCTGGAAATCTGGAGTGGGTTGTTCCCCCGTCCTCGGCGCAAAGCCTCCCATTCCTTCACACGCCCTGGAAACCTGCGAAACTTCTTAAAACTCCAGTCGCCGAGATCCCTTTcagacttcttctcctctccCCATCATCTCTGTCTTGCCTTGCCACTCTCTCATTTTCGCCTCATACCCGCTGTGCATCGTTGCTAGCTCTTCCATTTCACGAGCGCAAACCACAGCATCTGTTTCCTTTCTCCTCCCCTCTCATAACCTCACATTCAGACATCATGGCTCCTAACgtcattgttgttggtggtggccgTAAGTACTCTGTTGATTGATTTACTTGGAAGCGATGACAACGTTTGCGCGGCATTCTGCCTCGTCTGGATTTGCGCAAAGGGCCGAAATGGGCTGTCGGCCTGTCTGGCAAGTGGCGACACCACAGCAGCCATGGTCAATAACCGCAAACCCTGGGGAAATGCAAAGCTGGCGTTCGGCGGTGTGCACGATTTCATGATGATAGAATTCATGAGGCTAACTTTTGTTTCCTGCATAGTGTCTGGCCTGAGTGCCGCTCACACCATCTACCTTGCCGGTGGCAACGTTGTTCTCCTGGATAAGCAGGGTAAGTCGAAACGCAACTCTTGAAATGAATTCCACGAGTTTGCCTCGAATGAGCTGTCTGAATTTTGCcggttgttgttgtttgctgcCGTGCAAGATGAAAGCCTCGAAAACTGGCATCTCGGAGTTCGTCTCACTTTCACATGCTGACATGTGGCACTCGTACAGGTTTCTTCGGAGGAAACTCCACCAAAGCCACATCTGGTATCAATGGTGCCTTGACCCGGACACAAGTCGAACACAACATTGGCGACAGTGTCAAGCAGTTCTACGACGATACTCTCAAGTCAGCCCGTGACAAGGCTCGCCCTGACCTCATCAAGGTCCTTACCTACAAGTCCGCTGCCGCCGTTGAGTGGCTGCAGGACGTCTTCGACCTCGATCTCACTCTCGTCTCCCGTCTCGGGTAAGTTTTCTCGCATTCTCATTACCATACCATGAGTTGGACCGCCTCAATTCTCCCAATGGCCAATTTTAGATGGACAGAGAATGAAACAGCAAGCAAAAATAGAAGCTAACAACTCTCAGTGGCCACTCACAGCCCCGAACCCACCGTGGTCACGATGCCAAGTTCCCTGGTATGGCCATCACCTATGCCCTCATGCAGCGCATCGAGGAGCTCTCCGAGAACGAGCCCCACCGTGTCACGAtcatcaagaaggctcgcGTCACTAGCTTGAACAAGCAGGACAACAAGGTCACTGGTGTTACCTACGAGGTCGACGGCAAGTCTGCTTCTATCGACGGTCCCGTCGTTCTGGCCACTGGTGGCTATGCCGCCGACTTTGGCGAGACCTCTCTGCTCCAGAAGCATCGCCCTGACACCATGGGTCTTGCTACCACCAACGGCACCCACGCCACTGGTGACGGTCAGAAGATGGTTATGGCCATTGGCGGTAACGGcatcgacatggacaaggttCAGGTCCATCCtactggtctggttgacccTAAGGACCCTGGATCCAAGTGGAAGTTCCTGGCTGCCGAGGCCCTGCGTGGCGAGGGCGGTATCCTCCTcaacggtgatggtgacCGATTCTGCGATGAGCTCGGCCACCGTGACTACGTCTCTGGCATGAtcttcaaggagaaggacaagggTAAATACCCCGTCCGCCTCAttctcaactccaaggcCTCCAAGACCCTGGACTTCCACACCCGCCACTATTCCGGACGTGGTCTCATGCGCAAGATGACCGGCAAGGAGTTGGCCAAGGAGATTGGCTGCACTCCGGACCACCTTCAGAAGACCTTCCAAACCTACAACTCGATTGCCGATGGCAAGCAGAAGGATCCTTGGGGCAAGAAGTTCTTCCACAACATGCCCGTCGACATCGATGATGACTTCCACGTCGCCCTCATGGAGCCTGTCCTCCACTTCACCATGGGTGGTATTGAGATCAACGACAAGGCTCAGGTCCTCAaccaggagaagaagccctTCGACGGTCTCTTCGCATGTGGCGAGCTTGCAGGTGGTGTCCACGGCGCCAACCGTCTCGGTGGTTCCTCATTGCTCGGCTGCGTCGTCTACGGTCGTGTTGCTGGTGACTCTGCCAGCAACTACCTGTTCCAGCAGGCTCTGTCTGGCACTGCCGCTGGTGCCGCCGCCCAGCGTCTTGGACAAATCTCTCTCCACCTCGATCCCTCTGCCCCTGGCAAGCTGACCGTCGAGTGGGCCAACGGTGGCTCGGGCTCCGGTGCTGTTGCCGTCCAGCAGCAGGCCAGCGCTGCtcccgctgccgccgctccCGCCGGTGAGTCCGccgccaaggccaagccCGACCCCAAGGCCTTCAAGATTCCCGAGACCGAATACACTATGGAGGAGGTCGCTAAACATAACAAGGAGGGCGATCTGTGGGTGGTAGTTAAGGGCGTTGTCATGGACCTCAGCAACTGGCTCGACGAGCACCCCGGCGGTCCCCAGGCCATCAAGAACTTCATGGGCCGTGATGCCACCGAGGAGTTTGAGATGTTGCACGACGACGAAGTTATCCCCAAGTACGCTCCCGAACAGGTTATTGGCCGTGTCAAGGGCCAAGAGCCAACCCTCGAGTTCTAAACGACATTTTCTTAGTAACTTTGGGGTGACGGGTTTGGCCTGACGGGCCATGTGTACTAATGATCAATACTGGGGAGTGGCAGAGTCTGGGCGGGGTTTTCATTTGTTTTTGTCTCTGCCAAAAGGAAAATGGGATTATATGCACATAGAACATTAACAGATGGggaagctgctcttggaTAACGTGTGATGAGCGAGGGGAGAGCACCGAGAGACTGAGGTTTAGAGGGCAAGAGCTGAGAAAGACGCATCTTGGCCTCTCTGAGCATGATTCCCCTCGTGTCGGCTGTACTATTCAGACTGACATTTGAAGGCGCATTTGGATATAATTTTTGTTTATTGTCGATTTCTTTTCTATGTACTGATAGCTACGTCCGCATCAATCGACATGTATGACCATAAACTTGAGTTTAGCGAGGCTTTGTGATGTGTTCCCTTGTGCAATTAGGGTGTATTCCCCTTTTCGGCAGTCATTTCGCGAGAAATCGGGGCTGCTGGCCGTCACTCGTTCCGAGGTTGAGCGGCTTTACCCGCGGCTGCTTGATGTGGACGCCAGCCAACAGTTTCTTATAGAATTTAGAGTGCAAGCAGGCTGTATTTACTCGAATACATCTTTCTTAACCCTTCCGAGGTATTGTTCGGACTTTATACTCTATCTGGACGAGTTGGTGTTAAGTTACTGAGTGCCCGCCAACGGTTATTTGGAGTAGCCGAACTGCACCATCACCGTaccaacaaaccaccaactAAAATTAGGATGAATCCCTAGCAATAAATTAAATCTCGCTTACATATCCGTCCTTGCGGCACAAATTGTAAAATTCGTACTTTCGTGCATGATAACATACCGTGGTCTGAAGGAAGTGCTGCGATGCAGGGTAGCATTCTTACCTGATGTGCATGTAGGATGACGGGCATGCCGACGGATTGAGAATGCATATTGTGTCAGATTGAGCTTAGATGCAGGCATGAGTGAGTAAGCTTATGATTCATCTCATTTCGTTTGTCGGGTGCATTGGATTCTTGCTTATTTGTGGTGGGATTGGGATGGCTGTGAGTTTCATtgtgtggtggtttgggggACTGTTCCTGAATGATGCTTGAAATATTGCGCTATGGGACTGTTGAAGGTAGTGGCATGGTTTGTTGTGTGATGAGCTTGATATGGTTGATGATATGGTGTCTGCTTACAGTGAGCTCTGGCACCGTGAATATCAtgaacagcagcaacagcaacaactgATAGGCAGCGGACATGGAGGACACTCAATCAAGCAGTGTATTCATCAAGGAACACTGTATTGGAACGTACACCTACTTAGTATGACTATGAATGCAGTCGGGAATGCATCGTGCAACTGATCACGAGGTAAGCAGTTCATGCAGAAGGCACGAAGTCATAGTCTTGTTGCTCAAGGTAGGCGTATAGGACGTTACCGAAACGATCCTTGGGACACTGGAAAATCTCTACGTATTACGTTCTGCCTGATGGCCAGAGTGTGAGGGCTTGTAGTTCGTACGTGCCGCAGGAGTTAGGTGTGCAATGCGTGCGACTCAGATGAGAACATCCACATCGTTTTCACAAGCTGACAGGCTAGAAGCTGCGTTTCGTCATCCATGACGGGAGGTGGGCTGTGGACTTTGGAGCAATTTCCCGTAGCATCAGATCTCACAGCGGCGATTGGTAATCAAGATAAGAGTATAGTTGGAGAGATCTGGTACCAAGGCCATTTATGCTGTTTGCAAGTGAGAGCAGATTCTACTCCATGGAACGAATGGTATGTAGTTGTGAGATGAACTGACAGGTAACAGCGTTGTGGAATTGATTATATGGACAATTGAGTTTCATTGTGCTGTTTGATCCTGCGATATGAACCCCAATTACATGCGATGCTCATGGCAGTTCATCAGCTCTCCCTTGCAAATCGTTACGGGATTGCCATGACGTTTCTCGACATTGTCGTACCGACCAAACTGATTTGCCTGTACAAGAAAGATGTAACAAAGTTTCCAGATATCAGTCACTCTTTCAAGACAACAATCACATGGCTTCAGTCCGAATCACACCACTAGGTGATCTACGCGATGCCAAGATCAGAGCCAGTGCTCaacatggcttcaattgATGGCGGCTATCCCGTCAAGCCCGAGCAATTGATCACTGGCCAAAGAGAAATCTGCCGTCCTTCCATCAAGTAACCCAACCTGTGCTATGTTGGAACTCAGACCCTGCACTTATCTCGGGTTTGTCTTCTCGTGACCAGCTTCAAGGTATAGGTCGCAGAGATACATGCCTGAAAGACATCGAGGGCGGACATTTTCATATGATCTTGCCTTTTCGTGTTTGCGTCGGCGCCATGTCACATTAGATATGGGGAAGACGAGAGCCATGTGCCACTTGCCATACTTGGCGCCTAGGGTCGATATGTGCGTGACTGTGGATGCGAATAATTTGCCGCAGAAGCTCTCTTGGCTTAAGGATAAGAAACCCAAGGGCTGGGGGCTATTTCTCGTTTTGCAAGCTCGGTTCTGTGTTGGGGAGTGCTGTAAGGACTGGCATCCACTCTAGTCAGACTT from the Pochonia chlamydosporia 170 chromosome 6, whole genome shotgun sequence genome contains:
- a CDS encoding FAS1 domain-containing protein (similar to Metarhizium acridum CQMa 102 XP_007813992.1), producing MKPLTSLILSAIAVTAINFPAQHPMMPLHPSQPQPHIKFKTTNSPPSPKDAPPSTYDPKLQPQVSLSDTIGPLRSISSFSSFTRLCSSTSSLLSDLSTNTTVLAPLNSAIDKLPRKPWESPADYAHIGPQAYDGTGGHDRANRNLFKFVEAHLVGVSPWPEGQKATTLAGREVWWESRNGERVVMPDEVVVERVASRVSNGEVWILKGVVNYE
- a CDS encoding flavocytochrome c (similar to Coccidioides immitis RS XP_001241557.1), whose translation is MPLDGSTGASCQVLWPTATVAAAPQAPKVPLKARTSGPHPRSQPVAVAVTLIRQDSHLRPRLSGNLEWVVPPSSAQSLPFLHTPWKPAKLLKTPVAEIPFRLLLLSPSSLSCLATLSFSPHTRCASLLALPFHERKPQHLFPFSSPLITSHSDIMAPNVIVVGGGLSGLSAAHTIYLAGGNVVLLDKQGFFGGNSTKATSGINGALTRTQVEHNIGDSVKQFYDDTLKSARDKARPDLIKVLTYKSAAAVEWLQDVFDLDLTLVSRLGGHSQPRTHRGHDAKFPGMAITYALMQRIEELSENEPHRVTIIKKARVTSLNKQDNKVTGVTYEVDGKSASIDGPVVLATGGYAADFGETSLLQKHRPDTMGLATTNGTHATGDGQKMVMAIGGNGIDMDKVQVHPTGLVDPKDPGSKWKFLAAEALRGEGGILLNGDGDRFCDELGHRDYVSGMIFKEKDKGKYPVRLILNSKASKTLDFHTRHYSGRGLMRKMTGKELAKEIGCTPDHLQKTFQTYNSIADGKQKDPWGKKFFHNMPVDIDDDFHVALMEPVLHFTMGGIEINDKAQVLNQEKKPFDGLFACGELAGGVHGANRLGGSSLLGCVVYGRVAGDSASNYLFQQALSGTAAGAAAQRLGQISLHLDPSAPGKLTVEWANGGSGSGAVAVQQQASAAPAAAAPAGESAAKAKPDPKAFKIPETEYTMEEVAKHNKEGDLWVVVKGVVMDLSNWLDEHPGGPQAIKNFMGRDATEEFEMLHDDEVIPKYAPEQVIGRVKGQEPTLEF